The Lacrimispora xylanolytica genome has a segment encoding these proteins:
- the nagB gene encoding glucosamine-6-phosphate deaminase — protein sequence MKLYRAKDYYDMSRKAANIISAQVIMKPNCVLGLATGSTPVGIYKQLIEWYNKGDLDFSRVKTANLDEYKGLTKDNDQSYYYFMRENLFRHVNINEANTNIPDGTETDAIKEAARYEEAIKELGGIDLQLLGLGHNGHIGFNEPSNIFPKDTHIVDLQESTIEANKRFFDSIDQVPRQAYTMGIGTIMSAKKILLVVSGEDKAQILHDVIKGPVSPSVPASILQLHPDVIIVADEAALSKF from the coding sequence ATGAAGCTTTATCGCGCCAAAGATTATTACGATATGAGCCGCAAAGCTGCCAATATTATCTCAGCTCAGGTAATCATGAAACCAAACTGTGTGCTGGGTCTGGCAACGGGTTCCACACCGGTTGGTATCTACAAACAGCTGATTGAATGGTACAATAAGGGGGATCTGGACTTTTCCAGAGTCAAGACTGCGAATCTTGATGAATACAAAGGACTTACCAAAGACAATGACCAGAGTTATTATTACTTTATGCGTGAAAACCTTTTTCGCCACGTAAATATTAACGAAGCGAATACCAATATTCCAGATGGCACAGAGACAGACGCGATCAAGGAAGCCGCCCGATATGAGGAAGCCATTAAGGAACTGGGCGGCATTGACTTACAGCTCTTAGGACTGGGACACAATGGTCACATCGGTTTTAATGAACCTTCTAACATCTTCCCAAAGGATACTCATATTGTCGATCTTCAGGAGAGCACCATTGAGGCCAACAAACGCTTTTTCGATTCCATTGACCAGGTTCCAAGACAGGCTTATACCATGGGGATCGGCACCATCATGAGTGCTAAAAAGATTCTTCTAGTTGTCAGCGGGGAGGATAAAGCACAGATTCTTCACGATGTCATCAAAGGCCCGGTAAGCCCAAGTGTTCCTGCTTCGATTCTGCAGCTTCATCCAGACGTGATCATCGTAGCCGATGAGGCAGCGTTATCTAAATTTTAG
- a CDS encoding ABC-2 family transporter protein translates to MDNLKTVLRLYRRYAVMDLLWLLRDTRYFFIQVLSDGISGGCTVAGVYLLSLNFEHFAGMGRNEILFMMGYALFVEGIFNLFFIGNNSGFISRVVGRGQLDHIMIQPVPLWAELLTQGFCPFSGSPLFFMGAGLSLYGAFKVGITMYGTWLLLFLLYGICSCLLIMAFLYILSSMAFYAPAAAEEISMVGKDMFSSLKTYPLGNMNPVVKRLFLTVLPIGLTAWFPSLLLLEAGAGGVASLRLLPALYLPAATAVFSLLALFLFRKGMKHYERYGSPRYSGFGFR, encoded by the coding sequence GTGGATAATTTAAAAACGGTTTTACGTCTGTATCGACGATACGCTGTCATGGATCTTCTTTGGCTCCTTCGGGATACCAGATATTTTTTCATACAGGTTTTATCGGATGGGATCAGCGGTGGCTGCACCGTCGCCGGTGTCTATCTCCTGTCCTTAAACTTTGAGCATTTCGCAGGAATGGGGCGAAATGAAATATTATTTATGATGGGGTACGCCCTGTTTGTGGAAGGAATCTTTAATCTGTTCTTTATCGGCAACAATTCTGGATTTATCAGCCGGGTCGTGGGCAGAGGTCAGCTTGATCACATAATGATTCAGCCAGTGCCTCTTTGGGCAGAGCTTTTGACCCAGGGATTTTGCCCATTTTCCGGTTCACCCCTCTTTTTCATGGGAGCCGGGCTTTCTTTATACGGTGCTTTCAAGGTTGGAATTACGATGTATGGAACCTGGCTTTTATTATTTCTTCTATACGGCATTTGCTCCTGCCTGCTGATTATGGCATTTCTTTATATCCTCTCTTCCATGGCCTTTTATGCGCCAGCGGCTGCGGAGGAAATTTCCATGGTGGGGAAAGATATGTTTTCTTCTCTTAAAACATATCCCCTGGGAAATATGAACCCAGTGGTAAAAAGACTATTCTTAACCGTTCTTCCCATCGGGCTAACCGCCTGGTTTCCCTCCCTCTTACTTTTAGAGGCAGGGGCAGGAGGCGTGGCCTCACTTCGACTTTTGCCGGCACTCTATCTTCCGGCAGCAACGGCAGTTTTTTCACTGCTTGCTTTATTTTTATTCAGGAAAGGAATGAAACATTATGAACGATATGGTTCTCCAAGGTACTCCGGCTTTGGTTTTAGATAA
- a CDS encoding ABC transporter ATP-binding protein, with product MNDMVLQGTPALVLDNVTKTYSQWQRSGKAKDIIKNLLKPEKKVVTALDQVSLTIGQGEFVAYAGANGAGKSTTIKILSGILTPTSGQVTVLGLSPLKDRIALMNRVGVLFGQRTELWWDHPVITSFQWKKDVWNIPDEVYERNLQMATELLDLSDILKTFARELSLGQRMRADIAMLLLHGPDLIFLDEPTLGLDVLAKQQMIGFLKRLNKEQGTTVVVTSHDMDDLEEMAQRVVLLNKGNIAFDGDFNELRDVMGGFYRILITTQPGMPPLSLLDMKLLKSENDVHEYEFDRTKLPIHEVLGNLSKFSQIRDVEIKKAPIEDVVANLYLSWKEK from the coding sequence ATGAACGATATGGTTCTCCAAGGTACTCCGGCTTTGGTTTTAGATAACGTAACAAAAACATATTCTCAATGGCAAAGAAGCGGGAAAGCAAAGGATATTATTAAAAATCTTCTAAAGCCTGAAAAAAAGGTGGTCACAGCCTTAGATCAGGTCTCCCTGACCATAGGACAGGGGGAATTTGTGGCTTATGCCGGGGCAAATGGCGCCGGTAAAAGTACCACCATAAAAATATTATCCGGCATACTTACACCAACAAGCGGTCAGGTGACTGTACTGGGCTTAAGTCCTTTAAAGGACCGGATTGCTCTTATGAACCGGGTGGGAGTTCTTTTTGGACAGCGGACAGAATTGTGGTGGGACCACCCGGTCATTACAAGCTTCCAGTGGAAAAAGGATGTCTGGAATATTCCCGATGAGGTTTACGAGAGAAATCTTCAAATGGCTACAGAGCTTTTGGATCTGTCTGATATCCTGAAAACGTTTGCCAGGGAGCTGAGTCTGGGCCAGCGGATGCGGGCAGATATTGCCATGCTTCTTTTGCATGGGCCTGACCTTATTTTTCTCGATGAACCTACGTTGGGGCTTGATGTTCTAGCCAAGCAGCAGATGATCGGCTTCTTAAAGAGACTGAACAAGGAGCAGGGGACTACGGTAGTCGTTACCAGCCACGACATGGATGACTTAGAGGAAATGGCCCAGCGGGTGGTTCTGTTAAACAAGGGTAACATTGCCTTTGATGGGGATTTTAACGAGCTTAGAGATGTGATGGGCGGCTTCTACCGGATCTTAATTACCACTCAGCCCGGAATGCCTCCCCTCTCTCTTTTGGATATGAAGCTTTTAAAGTCTGAGAACGATGTTCATGAGTATGAATTCGACCGGACGAAGCTTCCGATTCATGAGGTTTTGGGAAATCTGTCTAAATTCAGCCAGATTCGTGATGTGGAGATTAAAAAGGCTCCCATTGAAGATGTAGTCGCCAATCTCTATTTAAGCTGGAAGGAAAAATAG
- a CDS encoding bacteriohemerythrin, with product MAYTFTKDLETGNQLIDNEHRQLIDAINNLLTACSTGKGRTELANTTKFLQDYTAKHFSDEEKLQLQSQYPDYANHKRYHEDFKKVVAGICQKLEKDGPTISLVGEVNSAIAGWLINHIKKEDVKVANHLKSKA from the coding sequence ATGGCATATACATTTACGAAAGATTTAGAGACTGGAAACCAGTTAATCGACAACGAGCACCGTCAGCTGATTGATGCAATCAATAACCTTTTAACCGCATGTTCCACCGGAAAGGGACGTACGGAGCTTGCTAACACTACAAAGTTCTTACAGGACTATACAGCCAAGCATTTCAGCGATGAGGAAAAGCTGCAGCTTCAGAGCCAGTATCCTGACTATGCTAACCACAAGCGCTATCACGAGGATTTTAAGAAAGTGGTTGCCGGCATCTGCCAGAAGCTTGAAAAGGACGGCCCTACCATCTCACTGGTTGGAGAAGTCAACAGCGCCATTGCTGGATGGCTGATCAATCACATTAAAAAAGAAGATGTTAAGGTTGCTAACCATTTAAAAAGCAAAGCTTAA
- a CDS encoding HIT family protein has product MKDPNCAYCMKGDLVAKFGYPICEMETGFLYLFKEQSKKGRVILAYKDHVSEMIDISDEERNAFFGEVSKVAKAIHKVFHPDKVNYGAYGDTGCHLHMHIVPKYNGGDEWGGTFTMNPDKVYLTDKEYEEMAEAIREAL; this is encoded by the coding sequence ATGAAGGATCCAAACTGCGCATACTGCATGAAGGGCGATCTGGTTGCAAAATTCGGTTACCCCATTTGTGAAATGGAAACAGGTTTTTTATATTTATTTAAGGAGCAGAGCAAAAAGGGCAGAGTCATTCTGGCCTATAAGGATCATGTCAGTGAAATGATCGATATCAGCGACGAAGAAAGAAATGCATTCTTTGGAGAGGTCTCCAAGGTCGCAAAAGCCATTCATAAGGTATTCCACCCGGATAAAGTCAACTACGGGGCTTATGGAGACACCGGCTGCCACCTCCATATGCACATCGTTCCCAAGTATAACGGGGGAGATGAATGGGGCGGTACCTTTACTATGAACCCGGACAAGGTCTATCTTACTGATAAGGAATATGAGGAAATGGCTGAGGCTATCCGGGAAGCATTATAG
- a CDS encoding TIGR01440 family protein — MLEEIRNQALKAAKELLEAAHLKKGDLVVIGCSSSEIANHQIGSHSSEEIGKEVFTAIHQVFSDQGIYVAAQCCEHLNRALILEEEAAERYGYEPVNVLPQLKAGGSLATAAYHTFSHPVAVEWIRAHAGLDIGDTLIGMHLRAVAVPVRIDTKYIGSARVIAARTRAKYIGGVRACYDDTIG; from the coding sequence ATGTTAGAAGAAATCAGAAACCAGGCTCTAAAGGCTGCAAAGGAGCTTTTGGAAGCCGCACATTTAAAAAAGGGTGACTTAGTGGTGATCGGATGCTCATCCAGTGAAATCGCCAATCATCAGATCGGCTCTCATTCCAGTGAAGAGATTGGAAAAGAAGTCTTTACGGCAATCCATCAGGTGTTCTCTGACCAAGGGATTTATGTGGCTGCTCAGTGCTGCGAGCATTTAAACCGAGCCTTAATTCTGGAGGAAGAGGCGGCTGAACGTTATGGCTACGAACCAGTGAATGTACTTCCTCAGCTTAAGGCAGGAGGTTCTCTTGCAACTGCAGCCTATCATACGTTTTCTCACCCTGTGGCTGTGGAATGGATCAGGGCTCATGCTGGACTTGATATTGGAGATACTCTGATTGGCATGCATTTGCGCGCCGTTGCAGTTCCTGTACGAATCGATACCAAATACATCGGCTCTGCACGTGTGATTGCCGCACGTACCAGAGCCAAGTACATCGGTGGAGTGCGTGCCTGTTATGACGATACCATTGGATAA
- a CDS encoding peptide ABC transporter substrate-binding protein encodes MKKTALVLAAVLASSVVLTACGGSGKSGAQNNNTQGTEAAGTTAGGLDLAVQIGPDPETIDPALNSSMDGANMILHAFETLMTVDEKNNIIPGQAEKFDVSDDGLTYTFHLREGLKWSDGSDLTADDFVYSFKHLADPMTAAPYAADMLSMVKGYEDAAKGNLDSLGVSAPDPKTFVVELSAPCVYFDKIVTHASMVPVKKDVVEAKGDQWSLSPDSYISNGPLKMIEWVPGSHITFAKNENYWNADKVTVNTIKFVLMEDSNAAYSAYRTGEIQMIRDVPTEEIPSLKGNPEFHIEPRMATSYTIFNTQKAPFDNVKVRRALSLAVDRAYIANTLMMETASPAANFVGPGISDKEDGSSFEEETRKLNGGDFFDIENHEEDVKKAKALLAEAGYPNGDGFPVIEYMTNDAGYNKAVAEYLQNAWSELGVKMDIKIVEWSTFTPTRRAGDFQICRGGWVYDYDDPSNMLNVLSSESGNNDGKYNNPEFDAALNQARDTADKAEHYEKLHLAEKIIMEDAAVSPLVYANDYYMQNTDIKGTWHSPYGYWFFMYATK; translated from the coding sequence ATGAAGAAAACGGCACTCGTATTAGCGGCTGTTCTTGCTTCCAGTGTTGTTTTAACAGCATGTGGCGGTTCCGGTAAATCCGGCGCCCAGAACAACAATACCCAAGGCACAGAAGCAGCAGGAACCACAGCTGGCGGCCTCGATCTGGCTGTACAGATCGGACCAGATCCGGAAACAATTGATCCGGCATTAAACTCTTCCATGGATGGTGCAAACATGATTCTGCACGCATTCGAGACCCTGATGACGGTTGATGAGAAGAATAACATCATTCCCGGACAGGCAGAAAAATTTGACGTAAGTGATGATGGTCTCACTTATACCTTCCATTTAAGAGAAGGTTTAAAGTGGAGCGACGGTTCTGACCTTACGGCTGATGATTTTGTATATTCCTTTAAGCACCTGGCAGATCCAATGACTGCAGCACCATATGCAGCAGACATGCTTTCCATGGTAAAAGGATACGAAGATGCCGCAAAAGGAAATCTTGATTCACTTGGTGTTTCCGCACCAGATCCTAAGACCTTTGTCGTAGAGCTTTCCGCTCCATGCGTTTATTTTGATAAAATTGTTACCCATGCAAGTATGGTACCAGTAAAAAAAGATGTAGTAGAAGCTAAGGGTGACCAGTGGTCTTTAAGCCCTGATTCCTATATTTCCAACGGACCTTTAAAGATGATCGAATGGGTTCCCGGTTCACACATCACATTTGCAAAAAATGAAAACTACTGGAATGCAGATAAAGTTACCGTTAACACCATCAAATTTGTACTGATGGAAGACTCTAACGCAGCTTACAGCGCATATCGTACCGGAGAAATCCAGATGATCCGTGATGTACCTACAGAAGAGATTCCAAGCTTAAAGGGCAACCCTGAGTTCCACATTGAACCACGTATGGCTACTTCTTATACTATTTTCAACACTCAGAAGGCACCTTTTGATAATGTGAAAGTACGCCGCGCATTAAGCCTTGCCGTAGACCGTGCTTACATTGCAAATACGCTGATGATGGAAACAGCTTCTCCAGCAGCTAACTTTGTAGGACCTGGAATTTCTGACAAGGAAGACGGTTCCTCATTTGAAGAAGAGACCCGTAAACTCAACGGCGGAGATTTCTTTGATATCGAAAATCATGAAGAAGATGTAAAGAAAGCTAAAGCACTTTTAGCAGAAGCAGGATATCCGAACGGTGATGGCTTCCCAGTGATTGAATACATGACAAACGATGCAGGTTACAACAAGGCAGTTGCAGAGTATTTACAGAACGCATGGAGCGAGCTTGGTGTAAAGATGGATATTAAGATCGTAGAATGGTCCACCTTCACCCCAACCCGTCGTGCCGGTGACTTCCAGATCTGCCGTGGCGGCTGGGTATACGATTACGATGACCCATCTAATATGCTGAACGTTCTTTCTTCTGAAAGCGGAAACAATGATGGTAAGTATAACAACCCGGAATTCGATGCTGCTTTAAATCAGGCCAGAGATACTGCGGATAAGGCAGAGCATTATGAGAAGCTTCATTTAGCAGAGAAGATCATTATGGAAGATGCAGCCGTTTCCCCGCTTGTATATGCAAATGATTATTATATGCAGAATACAGACATTAAGGGAACCTGGCACTCTCCATATGGATACTGGTTCTTTATGTACGCGACCAAATAA
- a CDS encoding oleate hydratase, with amino-acid sequence MKQKKKIGKMLVLGAAAAATGIAAKKTYDYYKSKKGQKEETPQAENKKAYFIGGGLGSLAGAAYLIRDCSMPGNQITIYEGMHILGGSNDGIGTPEKGFVCRGGRMLNEETYENFWELFRTIPSLENPGRSVTDDILNFDHAHPTNAKARLIDKEGNILDVKSMGFTQKERLALFRLMNTPEEKLDDMTIEEWFADMPHFFTTNFWYMWQTTFAFQKWSSLFEFRRYMRRMILEFSRIDTLEGVTRTPYNQYDSVIRPLELYLRKQGVVFAENCVVKDIEFAQGEGITVKALHLKDYGIERTVELSDRDICIMTNACMTDSATLGDLHTPAPEPVLRPISGELWSKVAVKKQGLGNPYPFFGDVHETNWESFTVTSKGNKLLKMIERYSGNVPGSGALMTFKDSNWLLSIVVAAQPHFTNQPMDQTIFWGYGLYTSEEGNFVKKPMKDCTGEEMFIELLHHLHMEDKKDELLHDVVNVIPCMMPYVDAQFQPRKMADRPNVVPKGSTNFAMVSQFVEIPDDMVFTEEYSVRAARMAVYTLMGIKKKVCPVTPYFNDPKVLLKALKTSYR; translated from the coding sequence ATGAAACAAAAAAAGAAAATTGGGAAAATGCTTGTCTTAGGTGCAGCCGCAGCCGCCACCGGCATAGCCGCCAAAAAGACATACGATTATTACAAAAGCAAAAAGGGCCAGAAAGAGGAAACCCCCCAGGCAGAAAATAAAAAAGCCTACTTTATAGGAGGCGGCCTGGGGAGCCTTGCAGGTGCTGCCTATCTCATCAGGGACTGCAGCATGCCGGGAAACCAGATTACCATCTATGAAGGTATGCACATATTAGGTGGAAGCAATGACGGAATCGGAACGCCGGAAAAAGGCTTTGTCTGCCGGGGCGGCCGTATGCTCAATGAAGAAACGTATGAGAACTTCTGGGAGCTGTTTCGTACGATTCCCTCCCTGGAGAACCCCGGTCGCAGTGTGACAGATGATATCTTAAATTTCGACCACGCCCACCCAACAAATGCAAAAGCCAGACTCATTGATAAAGAAGGTAACATCCTGGATGTGAAATCCATGGGCTTTACCCAAAAAGAACGATTGGCATTGTTTCGTCTCATGAACACGCCAGAAGAAAAGCTTGATGACATGACCATAGAAGAATGGTTTGCTGACATGCCTCATTTCTTCACTACGAATTTCTGGTATATGTGGCAGACTACCTTTGCATTCCAGAAATGGAGCAGCCTTTTTGAATTCCGCCGCTATATGAGACGAATGATTCTGGAATTTTCAAGAATTGATACCTTAGAAGGCGTAACAAGGACTCCATACAACCAATATGACAGCGTAATCCGCCCCTTAGAATTATATTTAAGAAAGCAGGGCGTGGTATTTGCAGAAAATTGTGTTGTTAAGGATATTGAGTTCGCACAAGGGGAAGGAATTACGGTAAAAGCCCTTCACCTAAAAGATTATGGCATAGAACGAACCGTGGAGCTCTCCGATCGGGATATCTGCATTATGACAAATGCCTGCATGACCGACAGTGCCACTCTGGGAGATCTTCACACGCCAGCCCCAGAGCCCGTACTTCGCCCAATTTCAGGGGAGCTGTGGAGCAAGGTAGCGGTTAAGAAGCAGGGACTTGGAAATCCATATCCCTTCTTTGGAGATGTTCATGAGACGAACTGGGAAAGCTTTACCGTGACAAGCAAAGGAAATAAGCTTCTTAAAATGATAGAGCGGTACTCCGGCAATGTTCCGGGAAGCGGTGCGCTTATGACCTTTAAGGATTCCAACTGGCTCTTAAGCATTGTAGTGGCAGCTCAGCCCCATTTTACAAACCAGCCCATGGATCAGACTATTTTCTGGGGTTACGGCCTTTATACCAGTGAGGAAGGCAATTTCGTGAAAAAACCAATGAAGGACTGTACCGGAGAAGAGATGTTTATCGAACTTCTTCATCACCTTCATATGGAAGATAAAAAAGACGAGCTGCTTCATGACGTAGTTAATGTAATTCCATGTATGATGCCTTATGTGGATGCTCAGTTCCAGCCAAGAAAGATGGCGGACCGTCCTAATGTAGTCCCCAAAGGCTCCACAAACTTTGCCATGGTCAGTCAGTTCGTAGAGATTCCTGATGATATGGTATTTACCGAAGAATACTCGGTTCGAGCCGCCAGAATGGCAGTTTATACCCTTATGGGGATAAAGAAAAAAGTATGTCCTGTTACGCCTTATTTCAATGATCCTAAGGTCCTTTTAAAAGCGTTAAAAACATCATATCGTTAA
- the rsmA gene encoding 16S rRNA (adenine(1518)-N(6)/adenine(1519)-N(6))-dimethyltransferase RsmA — MATLGNPQKTIEIIQKYEFMFQKKFGQNFLIDTHVLDKIILAAGVTKEDCVLEIGPGIGTMTQYLAENAGHVVAVEIDSNLIPILKETLADYDNVTVIHDDILKVDINKIAQDYNGGRPIKVVANLPYYITTPIIMGLFEGGVPIDNITVMVQKEVADRMQVGPGSKDYGALSLAVQYYAEPYIVANVPPNCFMPRPGVGSAVIRLTRHKTSPVEVMEPDLMFRLIRASFNQRRKTLQNGLNNSPEVSFTKEQIIEAIEQMGLSPSVRGETLTLKEFAGLSNCFTQMKQI; from the coding sequence ATGGCAACACTGGGAAATCCCCAAAAAACGATTGAGATCATTCAAAAATACGAATTCATGTTCCAGAAAAAGTTTGGACAGAATTTTTTAATTGACACCCATGTACTGGATAAGATCATACTTGCGGCAGGAGTAACAAAGGAAGACTGCGTGTTAGAAATCGGACCGGGAATCGGAACCATGACACAGTATTTGGCAGAGAATGCGGGCCATGTGGTTGCCGTAGAAATCGATTCCAATTTAATCCCCATTCTGAAAGAGACCCTTGCAGATTATGATAATGTGACAGTCATACACGATGATATCCTTAAGGTTGACATAAATAAAATCGCCCAGGACTATAACGGAGGACGCCCCATTAAGGTAGTGGCAAATCTTCCTTACTATATTACCACCCCCATTATTATGGGACTCTTTGAAGGCGGCGTCCCCATTGACAATATAACCGTAATGGTTCAAAAGGAAGTCGCAGACCGGATGCAGGTCGGCCCAGGGTCTAAGGACTACGGCGCCCTATCCCTTGCAGTCCAGTATTATGCAGAGCCATATATCGTTGCCAATGTTCCGCCAAACTGCTTTATGCCCCGTCCGGGAGTGGGTTCTGCGGTGATTCGTCTTACAAGACATAAAACTTCTCCTGTAGAGGTAATGGAGCCGGATCTCATGTTCCGCCTCATCCGCGCTTCCTTTAACCAGAGAAGAAAGACCCTTCAAAATGGATTAAACAATTCCCCTGAGGTCTCCTTTACCAAGGAACAGATCATAGAGGCCATAGAACAAATGGGACTTTCCCCATCCGTTCGTGGAGAAACCTTAACATTAAAAGAATTTGCAGGTTTAAGTAACTGCTTTACTCAAATGAAACAGATATAA
- a CDS encoding TatD family hydrolase: MIFDTHAHYDDEAFEEDREELLNSLALHGIEAVTNVGASIKTSQNTMNMVDKYPNVYGAIGVHPNETGELDEEGMIWLKEQSSHPKIVAIGEIGLDYYWDEPDREIQKKWFIRQLDLAREVSLPIIIHSRDAAKDTLDIMKAEKSQELGGVIHCFSYGKEMAREYLNMGFYLGIGGVLTFKNAKKLKEVVEYMPMEQLVLETDCPYLAPVPNRGKRNSSLNLTYVVKEISEIKGISEEEVIKITNQNARTMYRIR, translated from the coding sequence ATGATTTTTGATACACACGCCCATTATGATGATGAGGCATTTGAGGAGGACAGGGAAGAGCTGTTAAACAGCCTTGCCCTCCACGGCATAGAAGCGGTGACCAATGTGGGAGCCAGCATAAAAACTTCTCAGAATACCATGAATATGGTAGACAAGTATCCCAATGTTTACGGTGCCATCGGTGTGCACCCAAACGAGACCGGAGAACTTGACGAAGAGGGAATGATATGGTTAAAGGAACAATCCTCCCACCCAAAGATTGTAGCCATCGGAGAAATCGGTCTTGACTACTACTGGGATGAGCCAGACCGTGAAATACAGAAAAAATGGTTCATACGCCAGCTTGACCTGGCAAGAGAAGTGAGCCTTCCCATCATCATTCACAGCAGAGATGCGGCCAAAGATACTCTGGATATCATGAAGGCAGAAAAATCCCAGGAGCTGGGAGGCGTCATCCACTGCTTTTCCTATGGAAAAGAGATGGCGAGAGAATACTTGAACATGGGGTTCTATCTGGGAATCGGCGGCGTTCTTACCTTTAAGAATGCAAAGAAGCTGAAAGAAGTGGTAGAATATATGCCAATGGAACAGCTGGTGCTGGAAACAGACTGCCCGTACCTGGCACCGGTGCCAAACAGAGGAAAGCGGAACTCTTCCTTAAATCTTACCTACGTGGTAAAGGAAATCAGCGAGATCAAAGGCATATCCGAAGAAGAAGTCATAAAGATCACCAACCAAAATGCAAGAACCATGTACCGAATCAGGTAA
- a CDS encoding TraX family protein produces the protein MQETTSPTREGFTGYTLKLIAVVTMFIDHIGAVLIENGIFKNPNMDLTQTFMGITQVKLWGYLDFALRVIGRISFPIFCFLLVQGFIHTRNVKRYSFRLLIFALVSEVPFDLAISGEWFHPEYQNVLFTLLIGLWVLTAYQKAFGDPLKQVLAIVVGCGASVLIKCDYNIIGIVLILIFYVYRDKPKLQSLLSGFVAALQSLYCLGAGALALFPIRNYNGERGKRSLDKLFYWFYPVHLLLLYLIYLLIVKL, from the coding sequence ATGCAGGAGACAACAAGCCCCACAAGAGAAGGATTCACCGGATATACCCTTAAGCTTATTGCTGTGGTCACCATGTTCATTGACCACATCGGTGCAGTATTAATAGAAAATGGAATATTTAAGAACCCTAATATGGACTTAACTCAGACCTTTATGGGGATTACCCAGGTAAAGCTATGGGGATATCTTGACTTTGCCCTTCGTGTCATAGGAAGAATTTCGTTCCCCATCTTTTGTTTTCTTCTGGTACAAGGCTTTATTCATACCAGAAATGTAAAGCGTTATAGCTTCAGGCTTCTAATATTTGCTCTGGTTTCTGAAGTACCCTTTGACTTGGCAATTTCAGGGGAATGGTTTCACCCGGAGTACCAGAATGTGTTATTTACCCTGCTCATCGGACTTTGGGTCCTGACCGCTTACCAGAAGGCATTTGGCGACCCATTAAAGCAGGTTCTGGCCATTGTAGTTGGCTGTGGCGCGTCTGTATTAATAAAATGTGACTATAATATTATTGGTATTGTATTAATACTGATCTTTTACGTATATCGGGATAAGCCCAAATTACAAAGTCTTTTATCTGGTTTTGTGGCGGCACTGCAAAGCCTTTACTGCTTAGGCGCCGGGGCATTGGCCCTGTTCCCGATCCGCAATTACAACGGAGAAAGAGGGAAAAGGAGTTTGGATAAGTTATTCTACTGGTTCTATCCAGTCCACCTTCTTTTACTCTATCTTATTTACCTTTTAATTGTAAAATTATAA